The proteins below are encoded in one region of Pseudonocardia sp. DSM 110487:
- a CDS encoding 4-hydroxy-3-methylbut-2-enyl diphosphate reductase, which yields MSGATKRVLLAAPRGYCAGVDRAVEAVEQALEQHGPPVYVRKQIVHNVHVVETLIERGAIFVDEADEVPEGALVVFSAHGVSPAVRDQAKDRGLRTIDATCPLVTKVHGEAKRFAREDYDILLVGHHGHEEVEGTAGEAPEHIQLVETADDVANVEVRDPEKVVWLSQTTLSVDETMETVRALRERFPALQNPPSDDICYATQNRQVAVKAMAPQCDLVLVVGSKNSSNSVRLVEVALTAGAGAGHLIDYAREIDDAWLEGVSTIGLTSGASVPEVLVRGVLAHLAERGWESVEEVTTAEETLRFSLPRELRPARSAR from the coding sequence ATGTCGGGTGCTACGAAGCGCGTCCTGCTGGCCGCGCCGCGCGGGTACTGCGCAGGCGTCGACCGGGCCGTCGAGGCCGTCGAGCAGGCGCTCGAGCAGCACGGACCGCCGGTCTACGTGCGCAAGCAGATCGTGCACAACGTGCACGTCGTCGAGACCCTCATCGAGCGCGGCGCGATCTTCGTGGACGAGGCCGACGAGGTGCCGGAGGGTGCGCTCGTCGTGTTCTCCGCCCACGGTGTCTCACCCGCGGTGCGGGACCAGGCGAAGGACCGCGGGCTGCGCACGATCGACGCCACCTGCCCACTCGTCACGAAGGTGCACGGGGAGGCCAAGCGCTTCGCCCGCGAGGACTACGACATCCTCCTCGTCGGCCACCACGGGCACGAGGAGGTCGAGGGCACGGCCGGCGAGGCGCCCGAGCACATCCAGCTCGTGGAGACCGCCGACGACGTCGCGAACGTCGAGGTTCGCGACCCCGAGAAGGTCGTGTGGCTCTCGCAGACCACGCTCTCGGTCGACGAGACGATGGAGACGGTGCGGGCGCTGCGCGAGCGGTTCCCCGCGCTGCAGAACCCCCCGAGCGACGACATCTGCTACGCCACGCAGAACCGGCAGGTGGCGGTGAAGGCGATGGCGCCGCAGTGCGACCTCGTGCTCGTCGTCGGATCGAAGAACTCCTCCAACTCGGTGCGGCTCGTCGAGGTGGCGCTCACCGCGGGCGCCGGGGCCGGGCACCTCATCGACTACGCCCGCGAGATCGACGACGCCTGGCTGGAGGGCGTCAGCACGATCGGGCTCACGAGCGGCGCGTCGGTACCCGAGGTGCTCGTGCGCGGCGTGCTCGCCCACCTCGCCGAGCGCGGCTGGGAGTCGGTGGAGGAGGTCACCACCGCAGAGGAGACCCTCAGGTTCTCGCTGCCTCGCGAGCTGCGCCCCGCGCGCTCGGCCCGCTAG
- a CDS encoding DUF6542 domain-containing protein, translating into MTDPAGERTPRRRPSADSARGSAARSRSGAPGTKARSSRAADGGAPMKARRSPTPPEKPASKSEPERGTGGRWPMADRSALPTVLGVPPIAAVGIAAALTAIGVLVDLTRIGNLSTVFTVCHISGCVLAVIWVRRSGLFGPMVQPPLLVAAAVPVVVLMAGNPRPGQGVAEQLLVIGAPLVNAFPVMAWTTGTVLVLGLLRIVLQRPLSA; encoded by the coding sequence ATGACCGACCCGGCAGGCGAGCGCACCCCCCGACGCCGCCCGTCCGCCGACTCCGCACGTGGCAGCGCCGCCCGCTCCCGGTCCGGCGCCCCCGGCACGAAGGCCCGTAGCAGCCGGGCCGCCGACGGCGGCGCACCGATGAAAGCGCGCAGGTCCCCGACCCCTCCGGAGAAGCCCGCGAGCAAATCGGAGCCGGAGCGTGGAACGGGTGGGCGGTGGCCGATGGCCGATCGCTCGGCGCTGCCCACCGTGCTGGGCGTGCCGCCGATCGCGGCGGTCGGGATCGCGGCGGCGCTCACCGCGATCGGCGTTCTCGTCGACCTGACCCGGATCGGCAACCTCAGCACCGTCTTCACGGTCTGCCACATCAGCGGTTGCGTGCTCGCGGTGATCTGGGTGCGCCGCAGCGGGCTCTTCGGACCGATGGTCCAGCCGCCGTTGCTCGTGGCCGCCGCCGTGCCGGTGGTGGTGCTGATGGCCGGCAATCCCCGCCCCGGCCAGGGGGTGGCAGAACAGCTACTGGTGATCGGGGCACCGCTGGTCAACGCGTTCCCGGTGATGGCGTGGACCACCGGGACCGTGCTGGTGCTCGGCCTGCTGCGGATCGTGCTGCAGCGCCCGCTCAGTGCTTGA
- the rmuC gene encoding DNA recombination protein RmuC produces the protein MDTATVSVLLIGLILGAVLGAGAVWFLLTTRARLTASEAARATADATAMLRADAAGLRAERAGLVQRLDELTATHDLAVDRLRKAEAEAAAAAAALRSEREAGAQREAMLTRRDAELKQAFQALSADALARNNEQFVALAEGRIKEATAALTAKADGDATARAQAIGKLLDPVAATLQRVEGQLRTVEKERESAYAGLREQVTAMRASSERLQDETKQLVNALRAPQVRGRWGELQLERIVQLAGMVEHCDFSTQVVAQGEDGGLRPDLVVHLAGGKQVVVDAKVPFAAYLEAVESRDPDVHRERLTAHARQLRQHVDALSAKSYWAAFQPSPEFVVLFVPGDPFLEAALQSDPALLEYSFSSNVVIATPTTLIALLRTVAYTWRQEALARNAAQVHQLGKELHSRLATMGTHVAKLGRSLDSAVASYNQTVSSLEARVLVTARKLTDLGAADGDIDELTQIERAPRTVAAPELVASAADSLIALHELNRVDRPGERTGGDGRGESRATVTG, from the coding sequence ATGGACACCGCGACCGTATCCGTGCTGCTCATCGGCCTGATCCTGGGCGCAGTGCTCGGCGCGGGTGCCGTGTGGTTCCTCCTGACGACCCGGGCCCGGCTCACCGCATCCGAGGCCGCGCGGGCCACCGCCGACGCCACGGCGATGCTCCGGGCCGACGCCGCGGGCTTGCGCGCCGAGCGGGCCGGTCTCGTGCAGCGGCTCGACGAGCTGACCGCCACGCACGACCTCGCGGTCGACCGGCTTCGCAAGGCAGAGGCGGAGGCTGCGGCCGCCGCGGCGGCGCTGCGCAGCGAACGGGAAGCGGGCGCGCAGCGGGAGGCCATGCTCACCCGGCGCGACGCCGAGCTGAAGCAGGCGTTCCAGGCCCTGTCGGCCGACGCGCTGGCCCGCAACAACGAGCAGTTCGTCGCGTTGGCGGAGGGCCGGATCAAGGAGGCGACGGCGGCGCTCACCGCGAAGGCCGACGGTGACGCCACGGCCCGCGCCCAGGCGATCGGCAAGCTGCTGGACCCGGTGGCCGCCACCCTGCAGCGGGTGGAGGGCCAGCTGCGCACCGTCGAGAAGGAGCGCGAGTCGGCCTACGCGGGGCTGCGCGAGCAGGTCACCGCGATGCGCGCCAGCTCGGAGCGGCTGCAGGACGAGACGAAGCAGCTGGTCAACGCGCTGCGGGCGCCGCAGGTGCGCGGGCGGTGGGGTGAGCTGCAGCTGGAGCGGATCGTGCAGCTGGCGGGGATGGTCGAGCACTGCGACTTCTCCACCCAGGTCGTCGCGCAGGGCGAGGACGGCGGATTGCGCCCCGACCTCGTCGTGCACCTCGCGGGCGGCAAGCAGGTCGTGGTGGACGCGAAGGTACCGTTCGCCGCGTACCTGGAGGCCGTGGAGTCCCGCGATCCCGACGTCCATCGGGAGCGCCTCACCGCCCACGCCCGTCAACTGCGCCAGCACGTCGACGCGCTCAGCGCGAAGAGCTACTGGGCCGCGTTCCAGCCGTCGCCGGAGTTCGTGGTGCTGTTCGTGCCGGGCGACCCGTTCCTGGAGGCCGCCCTGCAGTCCGATCCGGCACTCCTGGAGTACTCGTTCTCGAGCAACGTCGTGATCGCCACGCCCACCACGCTGATCGCGCTGCTGCGCACCGTCGCCTACACGTGGCGGCAGGAAGCGCTCGCGCGCAACGCCGCGCAGGTGCACCAGCTGGGCAAGGAGCTGCACAGCAGGCTCGCGACGATGGGCACCCACGTCGCCAAGCTCGGCCGCAGCCTCGACTCGGCCGTGGCGAGCTACAACCAGACAGTGTCGTCGCTCGAGGCGCGGGTACTGGTCACGGCGCGCAAGCTCACCGACCTGGGGGCGGCCGACGGCGACATCGACGAGCTCACCCAGATCGAACGCGCGCCGCGCACCGTGGCCGCCCCGGAGCTGGTTGCGTCGGCCGCCGACTCACTGATCGCGTTGCACGAGCTCAACCGCGTCGACCGGCCGGGTGAACGCACTGGCGGCGACGGACGCGGTGAGTCGCGAGCTACCGTGACGGGATGA
- a CDS encoding methylated-DNA--[protein]-cysteine S-methyltransferase has translation MSAEKNTATWATIDTKIGPFTAVVDADGAVLASGWTARLDELLPQVHPTLRPTELAEGDIGPVADAIVRYHDGDLSAIDDVPVRQRSGEFLVHAWDVLRTVPAGAPVTYTEYAAKSGRPAAVRAAASACARNAAALFVPCHRVLRTDGTLGGFRWGVEIKQALLDHERP, from the coding sequence ATGAGCGCTGAGAAGAACACCGCCACCTGGGCCACGATCGACACGAAGATCGGGCCGTTCACCGCGGTCGTCGACGCCGACGGGGCCGTGCTGGCCTCTGGCTGGACCGCGCGGCTCGACGAGCTGCTCCCGCAGGTCCACCCGACCCTGCGGCCCACCGAGCTCGCCGAGGGCGACATCGGCCCCGTTGCCGACGCGATCGTCCGCTACCACGACGGCGACCTCTCCGCGATCGACGACGTGCCCGTGCGGCAGCGGTCGGGCGAGTTCCTGGTGCACGCGTGGGACGTGCTCCGTACGGTGCCGGCCGGCGCGCCGGTCACCTACACCGAGTACGCCGCCAAGTCCGGCCGTCCCGCGGCGGTGCGCGCGGCCGCGTCGGCCTGCGCCCGCAACGCGGCGGCCCTGTTCGTCCCGTGCCACCGGGTGCTGCGCACCGACGGCACGCTCGGCGGCTTCCGCTGGGGAGTGGAGATCAAGCAGGCGCTCCTGGACCACGAGAGGCCCTGA
- a CDS encoding DNA-3-methyladenine glycosylase 2, with amino-acid sequence MGVLLDQERCYRAVASRDARFDGHFITAVRTTGIYCRPSCPAVTPKRHNVEFLPTAGAAQQRGYRACRRCQPDAVPGSPDWNLRADLAARAMRLIADGVVERQGVPGLAARLGYSERHLNRVLTAELGAGPLALARAHRAHTARLLIETTPLGMADIAFAAGFASVRQFNDTVREVYGVPPTTLRAEAGRRGNTTPAVAGTLVLRLPYRQPFDADGLLTFFTARAITGVESVEDGTYRRTMRLPHGAATVALDFTPTPRNGHVVATLRLADPRDLGPAVARLRRLLDLDADPEAVDAALGADPDLAPAVAAVPGIRLPGTVDGVETALRAVLGQQVSVAAARTAASRLAAALGERLPPGLAGDGPGVLFPTPEAIAERAADVLTGPQRRIATVLGLASAVADGSLVLDPGCDPTELRTTLCAMPGVGPWTAGYLAMRLLGDPDELLATDLGVRRGAAALGLPSDLAGLTARASGWAPWRSYAATHLWRAMPVTTSNGRTS; translated from the coding sequence ATGGGCGTGCTGCTCGATCAGGAACGTTGCTACCGCGCCGTCGCCTCACGCGACGCCCGCTTCGACGGGCACTTCATCACGGCGGTGCGCACCACCGGGATCTACTGCCGGCCGTCGTGCCCCGCGGTGACGCCGAAGCGGCACAACGTCGAGTTCCTGCCGACGGCGGGGGCGGCCCAGCAGCGCGGGTACCGCGCCTGCCGGCGCTGCCAGCCCGACGCTGTGCCGGGCTCGCCCGACTGGAACCTGCGCGCCGACCTCGCGGCGAGGGCGATGCGCCTCATCGCCGACGGAGTCGTCGAGCGCCAGGGCGTGCCGGGGCTCGCGGCCCGGCTCGGCTACTCGGAGCGGCACCTGAACCGGGTGCTCACCGCGGAGCTGGGGGCCGGCCCGCTCGCCCTCGCGCGGGCACACCGGGCGCACACCGCCCGGCTGCTCATCGAGACCACACCGCTCGGAATGGCCGACATCGCGTTCGCGGCCGGGTTCGCCAGCGTGCGGCAGTTCAACGACACCGTCCGCGAGGTATACGGCGTGCCACCGACGACGCTGCGCGCGGAGGCGGGTCGTCGCGGCAACACCACACCGGCCGTCGCCGGCACGCTGGTGCTGCGGCTGCCATACCGCCAGCCGTTCGACGCCGACGGGCTGCTCACGTTCTTCACCGCCCGCGCCATCACGGGCGTCGAGTCGGTCGAGGACGGCACGTACCGGCGCACCATGCGGCTGCCGCACGGCGCGGCGACGGTGGCGCTCGACTTCACGCCGACGCCGCGCAACGGCCACGTCGTCGCCACGCTGCGGCTCGCGGATCCGCGCGACCTCGGCCCCGCGGTCGCCCGGCTGCGGAGGCTGCTCGACCTCGACGCCGACCCGGAGGCCGTCGACGCCGCGCTCGGCGCCGACCCGGACCTCGCACCGGCCGTCGCGGCAGTGCCGGGGATCCGGCTCCCGGGCACGGTCGACGGCGTCGAGACGGCGCTGCGCGCGGTGCTGGGCCAGCAGGTCTCGGTGGCCGCCGCCCGTACCGCGGCGAGCCGGCTCGCCGCGGCGCTCGGCGAGCGGCTCCCTCCCGGGCTGGCCGGTGACGGCCCTGGCGTGCTGTTCCCGACCCCGGAGGCGATCGCCGAGCGGGCCGCGGACGTGCTCACCGGACCGCAGCGGCGGATCGCGACCGTGCTCGGGCTCGCCTCGGCCGTGGCCGACGGCTCGCTCGTGCTCGACCCCGGCTGCGACCCCACCGAACTTCGCACGACACTCTGCGCAATGCCCGGCGTCGGGCCGTGGACGGCGGGCTACCTCGCGATGCGGCTGCTCGGCGACCCCGACGAGCTGCTCGCCACCGACCTCGGCGTGCGCCGCGGCGCAGCCGCTCTCGGCCTCCCGTCCGACCTCGCCGGTCTGACGGCACGGGCCTCCGGCTGGGCGCCGTGGCGCTCGTACGCCGCAACACACCTCTGGCGGGCGATGCCCGTCACCACCTCGAACGGGAGGACGTCATGA